One region of Oryza glaberrima chromosome 7, OglaRS2, whole genome shotgun sequence genomic DNA includes:
- the LOC127779031 gene encoding probable serine/threonine-protein kinase PBL7, translating to MACCFACLGAGGGKMKKKKKSPPQIPPASERDNPPNLASSTVMKQDQDSFQLAANEDILVSNGSSENRRIAARTFTFRELAAATSNFRVDCLLGEGGFGRVYKAYLETVDQVVAIKQLDRNGLQGNREFLVEVLMLSMLHHPNLVNLIGYCADGDQRLLVYEYMPLGSLEDHLHDPPPGKSRLDWNTRMKIAAGAAKGLEYLHDKANPPVIYRDLKCSNILLGEGYHPKLSDFGLAKLGPIGDKSHVSTRVMGTYGYCAPEYAMTGQLTLKSDVYSFGVVMLEIITGRRAIDNTRAAGEQNLVAWARPLFKDRRKFPQMADPALHGQYPSRGLYQALAVAAMCVQEQPTMRPLIGDVVTALAYLASQTYDPEAHGVHHTSRLMSPGTQGV from the exons ATGGCGTGCTGCTTCGCCTGCCTGGGCGCTGGCGGCgggaagatgaagaagaagaagaagtcgcCGCCTCAGATCCCACCGGCCTCAG AAAGAGATAACCCACCAAACCTGGCCTCATCGACAGTGATGAAGCAGGATCAGGATTCGTTTCAATTAGCTGCTAACGAGGACATCCTTGTGAGCAATGGATCATCCGAGAACCGCCGCATTGCAGCTCGGACCTTCACCTTTAGGGAGCTCGCTGCGGCCACAAGCAACTTCAGGGTCGATTGCCTGCTCGGTGAGGGCGGTTTTGGAAGAGTGTACAAAGCCTATTTGGAGACTGTCGACCAG GTTGTCGCAATAAAGCAGCTCGATCGCAACGGACTGCAAGGCAACAGGGAGTTTCTTGTTGAAGTTCTTATGCTCAGCATGCTGCACCACCCAAATCTTGTTAACCTTATTGGATATTGTGCCGATGGTGATCAGAGGCTTTTAGTTTATGAGTATATGCCATTAGGTTCTTTGGAAGACCATCTTCACG ATCCTCCACCAGGCAAGTCACGGCTTGATTGGAATACAAGGATGAAGATAGCTGCTGGTGCAGCGAAGGGTTTGGAATATTTGCACGACAAAGCCAATCCTCCAGTCATATACCGAGATTTGAAGTGTTCAAATATCTTGCTTGGGGAGGGATATCACCCAAAATTGTCTGACTTTGGATTGGCAAAGCTCGGCCCAATTGGCGATAAATCCCATGTTTCCACTAGAGTGATGGGTACATATGGATACTGTGCTCCTGAGTATGCTATGACTGGCCAGCTGACTCTCAAGTCAGATGTTTATAGTTTTGGTGTTGTTATGTTGGAGATCATTACAGGACGAAGAGCTATCGACAACACCCGAGCAGCAGGGGAGCAAAATCTTGTTGCATGG GCCCGGCCCTTGTTCAAGGACAGGAGGAAGTTCCCCCAGATGGCAGATCCAGCGCTTCATGGTCAGTATCCATCGAGAGGATTGTACCAGGCCTTGGCTGTTGCTGCGATGTGTGTCCAAGAGCAACCGACCATGAGACCCCTGATCGGGGATGTTGTTACAGCTCTCGCTTACCTTGCCTCCCAGACTTATGATCCAGAGGCACATGGAGTCCATCACACGTCACGTTTGATGTCTCCCGGCACACAAGGTGTATGA